The Oharaeibacter diazotrophicus genomic interval GCCTCGACATCACGCGTCTCGGCCTGATGCTGATGCAGGGCCAGCCGAAGTCCGCCTCGGAATACATCCAGGCGTCGAGCCGCGTCGGCCGCGACGGCGGCAGGCCGGGTCTGGTGCTCACGCTCCTCAACGCGCAGAAGCCGCGCGACCGCCTGCACTACGAAAAATTCCGCCAGTTCCACGCCGCCTTCTACCGCGTGGTGGAGCCGACGAGCGTCACGCCTTGGGCGGCCCGCGCCATCGACCGCGCCCTCGCAGCCGTCGTCGTCGCCTGCGTCCGACACCTCCATCCGGACCTCACGCCAGAGAAGAGCGCCGTGGAGATGCCGGACCACGTCAAGGCCGAGGAGATCGTCGAAGTTATCCTCGCCCGCGCACCGGCGGACGCCGTCGTCGGCGGCCATCCGGCGTTGCGAACGATTGTCGAAGACTTGCTCGCGACGTGGAAGCGATTGGCCGAGGACAGAGCCATTCACGGAGAGACGCTCTTCTACGGCCATCCGGGATCCCACGCGCTGCTGCACCAGCCGCTCGACCCATTGCTCCGCAGCCTCGACCCCGCCCTCGAAACCTTCAAGGCGGGCCGCTCGATGCGGGATGTCGAGCACGCCTCGGCGCTCAAGATCGTCGACAACTTCGGCAAAGAACTCACGGCCTGAGGAGCGCATGGCAAAAGACCACGTTCGCATGGGGCAGGTCGTCGGCCTGTTCGGGCCGGGTGCCATGATGGACCTGCCGGACCGTTCGGTGCTCGTCATGGGCCTCGACCACTGGGAGGCCTTCGGCCCGAAGCCCTTCGAATCGATCGAGGAGCCTCGACTGGCGCAGCTCCTGGAACGCCGGCTCGCGGGCGGCGACGACAAGCGCATCGCCGGCGACAAGCCGGTCAGCTTCCGCACGCCGCCCATCGACCCCGGCGATCCGCGCCAGTCGTCGCCAGCGATCAAGGCACGCGTCTTCCCCGAATGGTTCGCCTGCGACGCCATCCCCGGCGATCCGCCCAACCGCCGCCGCATCGTCCGCTTCAGCGATCTCGAAGCGCCGAAGCGGCTGGACTGGAAGGGCGACGACGGCAAAAAGCGCCGCGTGTCGCCTCTGCGGTTCGTCTGCGGCTGCGAGACCGGGCACCTCCAGGACATCGAATGGCGCCGTGTCGTCCATGCGCGGCAGTCGGGTGAGGCAGGTGCATGTCGCAAACCGATGTGGCTCGAAGACGCCGGAACGAGCGCCGACCCGCGCGACACACGGATCGTCTGCGACTGCGGCGCGAAGCTCTCCCTCGAAGATCTCTTCCAGCCCGGCCGGCTCGGCCCCTGCGGCGGCAAGCGCCCCTGGCTCAGTTCGGATGATCCCGCCGGATGCGACAAGTCGCTTCGGCTGCTGACGCGAAGCGCGACGAACACTTACTTCCCCCAAGTGGTCCGCGTAATTTCGCTGCCCGAATCGAACGACGCCCTGGAGAAGGCGCTCGATGCCGTCTGGTCGGAGGTCAGCAAGTGCGGGTCCGTCGCGGAAGTAGCGATGGCCAAGAAATTCAATCCGACGGTCGCGGCCAACCTCGGTCCCTTCGCCGACGATGAGATCTTCGCACGCATCGAAACCCGGAAAGCGGGGTCCGGGTCCGGTTCTCGGGATCTCCAACAGAACCCGAGGATCGCTGAGTTCCAGCTCCTCGCCAGCGGCCGGAAGCTCATCGGTGAGAACCGGCCCGATGCCCGCCTGCACGCCGAGACCCTCGACCGCAGTGTCTGGGATCCCAAGCGCGATCCGATGCTCACGGCGATCAAGGACCTCGTCGCCGTCCACCGCCTGCGCGAGGTTTCCTGTCTCTACGGGTTCACCCGCTTCGAGCCGGCCCCGCTGGCTGACGACGGC includes:
- the drmB gene encoding DUF1998 domain-containing protein; amino-acid sequence: MAKDHVRMGQVVGLFGPGAMMDLPDRSVLVMGLDHWEAFGPKPFESIEEPRLAQLLERRLAGGDDKRIAGDKPVSFRTPPIDPGDPRQSSPAIKARVFPEWFACDAIPGDPPNRRRIVRFSDLEAPKRLDWKGDDGKKRRVSPLRFVCGCETGHLQDIEWRRVVHARQSGEAGACRKPMWLEDAGTSADPRDTRIVCDCGAKLSLEDLFQPGRLGPCGGKRPWLSSDDPAGCDKSLRLLTRSATNTYFPQVVRVISLPESNDALEKALDAVWSEVSKCGSVAEVAMAKKFNPTVAANLGPFADDEIFARIETRKAGSGSGSRDLQQNPRIAEFQLLASGRKLIGENRPDARLHAETLDRSVWDPKRDPMLTAIKDLVAVHRLREVSCLYGFTRFEPAPLADDGVEDVGLAVNGAPLGENPDWLPAVEQFGEGFFIRLDPDELAKWAARPKVQERRATIEGGLKAWSRARRARGASDKIAWEGEHIEFTMAHSLSHALMNEVAIDCGYPASSLKERLYLLPALPGDPKECGILIYTASAGNQGTLGGLVEVTRRFPAVMASALARLGLCSGDPICADHDPTKAAEDRALHGAACHGCLLVAETSCEQRNVFLDRSLLVETIAAQGASLF